AGAAAGTAGTACTATTGAAAAGCTTGGAAATATCAACCCACCAAAATCTAGCTATATGTATGGTTAATGGTTAGGATGAATAACATTCCGTGTTTCATTTAGCACAATTGACATCTACACCTAGTAATTAACCCGTTGCATCTACGCCACAATATGGCTGTTTTTGTTAAGATCGGTGAGCAGCTCCGCGTCGAGGTCTTCAGCCTCCAAAAGATCGTTGCAGGCATCGCCGTTCAGCGAATGTGGAATGCTTGTGGAAAGCACCATCCCCCGACTCCCCGTCCCAATGACAACATCATCGGGCGGCGAGTTTCGACGCCTCTCACGCTCTCTGACAATGTGCGGCGCTTCGTTGAACTCGTCCAACTCATCCATGcctttaaaagaaataaccttattaaattttttggaGTTcggtaaaataaaaatcgcaCTCACCTGCATATTTGGTGCCCGCTAAGAGCAGATATTGACCAGCTCGATGCGGCCACAACAGACCCGTCATCACACAATAGGCCATGCAGTCCGCCGAGTTGGTGATGCCTTGCAGCAGCTTGTAGCGCCACATGGGGCTGACTTGCAGCGCCACAATTGCCACGATGGGCAGGTATATGAACCACACCAAACTGGAAGCGCCCAGGTGCAGTAGAAAGTCCAGTTTTTTTGTGGAGTGCTCGTACTTCATCGTGTTGCGCAACTCGTACAGGAACCACATCATAAAGGAAGTGCTGTAATTACAATAAGGTAAGAACACTTTTACATAGAAACACTTTAAAGACCTACCGTAGTATTAAAACTATCCAGCCGGGCCACGTCTGGTATTCATCGATGTCGGAAACCACATCGACTTCCGtctgcaaacatttttggtttttaatgttggaaaatctatatttaattatctTTTACAACTTACCCTATCCCAGATGTAAAGGAACACGTGGAACGCGCAGTATGGCACCCAGATGGACATGAGGATTATCCATCCCGTTCTGCTGATCTGCTGCCTGGTAACTGCCCATcccttggccagcagcagcagaatcaaCATAAATGTGGTGCGGCTCAGGATGTCCAGGACATCTCCAGCTGCCTGCAGTCTTGGCTCGCCCACTCCGTTGGCCGCATAGTGAATGAGGTGGGCGGTGATCAGAGCCAGACTAACGAACTCGCTGAGAAGACTCAGGGTAAACAACTTGGTCACTGGATGCTTCTGCCGCCGCACCGCATAAATTTGCATGGGCAGCAGAACTATGTAGACGAGCAGGAAAACCAGGTACATCTCCAGCAGATTCTGCTGATCGTACGAGTACTGGTAGGTGAGTGGATGTGCGGCCGAGTTGTTCGGATGCAGGTTGACCAGATGGATGTCGTAGTGCAGTGTGTTGAGGAGGTTGCTGCCCAATTTACTGAGCCTTGGCAAAGTCTCGTGCGCGTGCCACTGGCAggtgcttttgttttgataacaGGCCACCAGGGAGAGGTACCAAAATCTGTCAACAAAATACATGCAtcagtttaaaaataaagcaaaatcGAAACTAGTAAATCAGTTCATTCTCTGGAAATATACAATTATTCAAAGTCATGTCCCAGACAATGAGCAACGGAAAAGTTATCTCAGTTTTTCGTTTACAAAAGGGGAATACCggaacaaataaacaaagataCAGGGTTTCATGATATCAGTATGGAGCAAGCTTCATACTAAGAgatcatatgtatatacacagATAGGCATTCTCCGAAGATGGGAATTTTGCAATCCAACTCTTATCTTCCGAATTTTATTTGCAGGGAAAAACCAGAACTCACCGTGGCTCCGCCTCCAGATTGAGAACGTAGGTGAACTGCGATCCCGGGACTACGTTTCCGGGTGCATCTTCATCGCTGCAGAGCTGATTGACGGGACAGGGAACATGGCGCAGGAAGTCCCTTTTGGCACGAGGATTACACGTGGAATCGTAGGCGATCCTTTGGAGGCGAGAGAACATCCCATTGCAGGCGGCTTCCCGACTCCTTTGACTGCGATTGCCGTAGAACTCGAGGAAGGTGCTCCTGTCCAGGACGACGAGTGTCAAGGGAACCGCATACTTATCCGACGACGTGACATTGCCATAGATATATCCGTAGGCATTGCGCCGCGTCAGATCCGCCTTGTTGAAGCCGAATTTCGCCAGGAACTGGAAGAAGTCCCCCGTCTGGAATTGTCCGCTGATGTGGGTGGCATTGCTCGTGGGCAGGGCGATCGAGATGAATCCCAGAAGAACAGTCCAGCGATTGCAGGCCCACCTTTCACTTCTTatcagttgttgttgtttggttgCAGTCCCTTCCTCTGCTCCCACTGCGGGATTCCTGGAAAGCTGCTCCACCATTCCGGATGCCACGTTGGCACCGCCCACTCGCCAAGGTGGCGCCCCTTTGTGCATCGCTTGCAAGTTGGCACAGCGAggtctatttttatttttgttttgcggaAATTTCCACACCACAAATCCGCAGTTGCTAGAGATGTGAAAATGGCATCGATGCATTTGTCATCGACGACCGATGTTTTTGGCGATAATTGCAGCTTGTTTCTTGCTATCGATTCATTAGCAGATACACACTCCAGGCATTGTGACTAGCCGAGACAGCATCCaacttttcaaaatattgaaaaaaaaagtcgaaatcaattttaaaatatgagaCCTGCAGTTTAGTTTTTACGAAACCTCTATGGAATATGCAATAATGAGTACTTTTTGAAGGTTTCAGTAAATTTAAGATGCGTGAATTGTACTTTGTAAAGGATACAATGCAATGATTTCAAGTTCAAAGTATATATTCAACAGGGCAtatcttaaaaaataatatatctaATATGCACATTATCAATTCCCCTGTGGAATTCACAACAAAAGCATACATTTCTAGGATTAATGAACAATGGAACTTTTTAGAATTTACCCAAATGGGCGTCTAATCTTATCAATTTCTTATGCATTAAGCCCTCACACGCATGTCAATGGCAatttcgaacaataaattttaataattcccAAATTTATGCGGTAAAAAGTGCCACCCTTTCAGCCCCAAAAACTTCAAAGTGCAAACTTGGATAatacctatgtatgtacatatgtatgtatgtatgtagctcCCAGTTTCCTCACCCTAACCTCAACGAGCATCCCTTccgcttatttatttaaaatgcagcTCGCGGTGGCGGGAAACTCTCGTGTGGATTGTggcttgccacgccccctttttcccatttccagcAGCAAAGGTGCAAAAAATCCACACTCTTTGACAATTCCTTTGAGATTTGATTGCGGGAGGGAGACGGCATCAGAGTGTGCGAAAGGGAGAGTGCGgttttgcataaaaatatgaagCCATTGAAATGTAGATTTTCCCATTGTGATGTTGGCAGCTGAAAACTTTGATTCCTGAAGCAGATCAGGCGAAGCTTACAGCGAACTATAtatccttccttccttcctccGATGATGACCCAGATTTTCGACCGTTTCTCACTCATTTATTGATGACGtcgcaaaaacgaaaaaggacTCGCCAAAGGAGCAGCAAAAATTCATGAGTTCTTGGCATTTGTTGACAGCCACAGTTCACTCAGTTGTGCAAAAGTCAAGACAAACACAATAAATGCGATTCTGGGGGGTTCTATAGTACCAATAGCCAAGTACAGTCAAGCATCCGAAATTAGATATTTTCTACAACATAAAACAATTCATATTCGGAATTGGTTTGGTTGTGCATCTAcgagatattttatttatatggagTTACAATAATGTTCGCTTATCGAAACTTGACTGTACATACCATACTTGCAAGTCAACAATAGCTGAAGCGAAATAACTTTCAACAAATTATTCGGCAAATATTAAGCACACATAACATGTGAACAAGTCTGGAAGTTTATTTCAATGTCTGCCGACGACCCCAATAATAAAATCTGACAAGGttggcaaaaatacaaaagaagCGCCATTTGTCGTCTCTTTCTGACGGACTGCCACCCTCTCTTTCCCACCCATCGCCCATCCCTTTCTATTCGAAGCCCATCTTCCATAAGAAGCGAACAATTCATTGAAATGCCAGCGACGAAACATGGACAATGAAGGTTCAATGATGGCTAGGTGGAAAAGTTGGGGAGTTGGAAAAGCGTTGCTCGGCATGATTTCCGCCAACTGTGCACaaagtgtattttatttttgattagGCCGGCGCGACTCTGCTTGTTTGGCCAATAAAGAGATGACGGCGCAGTCGGCGTGATTagacagatacacagatacaatATCTTCGCCCGATCGATCAGAAAAGCCATGAGTAGTAAGCATTGACTTCTAATAGGTGTATTCCTTCAATCTAGTAAGCATTGAGTTGGATTTCTACCAAATATTTCATCTAAAGCATTTACTTAAGATCTTGAAGGTTTGTTTTTGTACTATCGATCCTAACTTTAGTTCTGATTCCCAGCTAGTTCTGATTTGCAGACATGGAAACACCCGACAATAGGTTGTACATGTGCACCGTGTGCTTCCAAAGGTGCCTTTGGAGCGATCTCTCGAAGAAGGAGCTCCGCTGCATGCAGTGTCGTCTGCCACCCAAGATCTGTGTCATCTGCGATAGGAAGTTCGAGCCGCGCGAGAAGTCGCATGTTTACTGCAAACGATGCAATTTCTATATCCTCAGACACGCCGCAGTCAAGCCCCCTTCCTTGGAGGAAAATCCCGAGATGGCGGCGGATGCTGGCCAGGATAGCGAAGGATCTACGTTCACGGAACGCTGGAAGGAGATCAGAGCCGCCGCTGGAATCGTGGACGACGGATTCAGTGACTGATTCCAAATGCACATTATTTTCATCAGTGTAAAACTGAACTCCTGGCGGTGGCtataagtaaacaaatatatcCAGTTCCCCTTCAAGTTTTGTCCTAAACTAAGAATATTTAAAGGGAATCAGCTTTTCTAAATAtgatgtttttttaaaaatgaaaattccagTTTTACATGTGACTTTATTGCAGCACTAATTACAAAACATGCGTCGAACAAATCGCGCGGTAAAGTAGTAGATAATTTCGGTAAAACTCAAGGCGCTGCAGCCCAGGAAAAATCCAACAAGACCGCCGATGTAAACTGAAAGTGAAATGCGAGCGTTCTTAAGTGAGTCGGAAAAAGAGGGTAAGAGGGAAAACTCACCCAAAACATCTG
This sequence is a window from Drosophila teissieri strain GT53w chromosome 2R, Prin_Dtei_1.1, whole genome shotgun sequence. Protein-coding genes within it:
- the LOC122614595 gene encoding protein FAM76B translates to METPDNRLYMCTVCFQRCLWSDLSKKELRCMQCRLPPKICVICDRKFEPREKSHVYCKRCNFYILRHAAVKPPSLEENPEMAADAGQDSEGSTFTERWKEIRAAAGIVDDGFSD
- the LOC122612933 gene encoding uncharacterized protein LOC122612933, producing MHRCHFHISSNCGFVVWKFPQNKNKNRPRCANLQAMHKGAPPWRVGGANVASGMVEQLSRNPAVGAEEGTATKQQQLIRSERWACNRWTVLLGFISIALPTSNATHISGQFQTGDFFQFLAKFGFNKADLTRRNAYGYIYGNVTSSDKYAVPLTLVVLDRSTFLEFYGNRSQRSREAACNGMFSRLQRIAYDSTCNPRAKRDFLRHVPCPVNQLCSDEDAPGNVVPGSQFTYVLNLEAEPRFWYLSLVACYQNKSTCQWHAHETLPRLSKLGSNLLNTLHYDIHLVNLHPNNSAAHPLTYQYSYDQQNLLEMYLVFLLVYIVLLPMQIYAVRRQKHPVTKLFTLSLLSEFVSLALITAHLIHYAANGVGEPRLQAAGDVLDILSRTTFMLILLLLAKGWAVTRQQISRTGWIILMSIWVPYCAFHVFLYIWDRTEVDVVSDIDEYQTWPGWIVLILRTSFMMWFLYELRNTMKYEHSTKKLDFLLHLGASSLVWFIYLPIVAIVALQVSPMWRYKLLQGITNSADCMAYCVMTGLLWPHRAGQYLLLAGTKYAGMDELDEFNEAPHIVRERERRRNSPPDDVVIGTGSRGMVLSTSIPHSLNGDACNDLLEAEDLDAELLTDLNKNSHIVA